Within Nocardia terpenica, the genomic segment ATCCGCACATTGTGCTGCCACTGCGTGAGCTTGTACGGGCCGTTGCCGATCGGATTCTGTCCGAACGCCTTCATATCCTTGTAGGCGACATCGGGCAGCGGGTAGAACGGCGCGAACCCGAGCGACAACTCGAAATCGATCGACGGGCGGGCCAGATCGACGGTGAACGTGTGGTCGTCGAGCACCTTCAGCCCCGACATGGTCTGCGCCTTGGGCGGGCTGGCCGACACGTCGTCGTATCCGGCGATCGACTGGTACGCCCAGTTCTGTAGCTGCGCATTGGTGCTCAGCGCGCCGAAGTTCCAGGCGTCGACGAAGGACTTCGCGGTGACCGGGGTGCCGTCGGTGAACTTCCAGTCCGGCTTGATGGTGATCTTGTAATGCTGGCGGTCGGTGGTGTCGATGGACTGCGCCATCTCGTTGAAGACCTTGCCGTCGGCGTCGTAGTACTTCAGTCCGGCGAACAGCCGGTCGACGACCCGGCCGCCCTGGTTCTCGTTGGTATTCGACGGAATCAGCGGATTCTGCGGCTCCCCACCGTTCACGGTGACGATGTCGCTCGCGGCGCCCCCGCCGCCGGACGAACATCCCGTCAGACCGAGGCCGGTGGCCAGTAAGGCGGCCGTCACCAGCGCACCCAATCGTGTGAATCGCACAGCGCTCTCCCATCTCGCCCAGCACGGACTGATGCGGACAGTAGCCATTTCCGACGATTCCGGCATGCGTTTCCGGTGATTGCGGCGTGCCGCCCTTGTGATTGCGGCACGCCGTCCGCGGCCGACGGATAGCGGGGCGCTACTCCTTCGTGTAGTCCGTGCTCAGCCACCGTTCCGGGCGCATGCGAATGAGCAGCGATCCGGTGCCGTAGTTCTGCTCGGTGAAGGCCGTGCCCTCGGCCTCGCCGAGGTAGCGAATCGCGATGGGGCGGACCATGTCCGGGGTGGCGGGCTCGATGGTGGTCACCGGGCCTTCCGCCGTGACATACCGGTACGGCGGCTGTTCCACCTGGGCGGTGAGGGAGAAGCGGCCCGCGGCGCGGATCAGTTTCTCCTTCACCGACCCCTGCTCGGTCCAGATCAACACCTCGCCGCCCGGCTCGTAGCCGTACCAGATCGGCACCGACAGCGGCGCCCGGTCGGGCCGCTCGACGGCGATCACCCCCACGTGGAGTTCGGCCAGGAACTTCTCGCGCTCTTCGCCGGTCATCTTCGCCATCGAAAGTCCTTTCGGGTTGGTGTCGCCGGATCTGACGTATCAACAACCGCCCGGGGCGGCAGCGTATTTCCGACTTGTCGGTTTCATTCGATCTTGTGTACCCGGGTCGTCGCCGCCGTGACGGGTCGGCCGTCGTGGCCTTCGGCGCGCAGCGCGGCGACGGGATTGCCGTGCCGGTCGACGAGTGTCGAGTGGGGTTCGCCGTCGGTGAAGGCGTGCCGTTCGCCCCACTGGCGCAGGGCCACGACGAGGGTGAACAGGTCCTGTCCGGCCTCGGTGAGCCGGTAGCTGTGCCGCTTGCCGCCGGGGGTGGTGGTCGTGGCGAGGATGCCGTGGTCGACGAGCCTGCGCAGGCGGTCGGTGAGGATGTTCCGCGCGATCCCGAGCCGCTGCTGGAATTCGGTGAAGGTGGCCGCGCCGTCCATGGCGTCGCGCACGATCAGCAGGCTCCACCGGTCGCCCACGAGATCGACGGTCCGCGCGACCGGGCAGGTGGGATCGGTCCACTCGCGGCCGGATCCGAGTGTCGTGGCCATGAGCCTCTCCTCGATAGGTTGCAATTCGAAACCATTATGCCTTACGGTCGAAGAGTTGCAATTTGCTACTGATTTGGGAGGCGTGGTGGCGACAGGAGTCACGAGAGCGCAGCGATCGGTCCTGGCACTGGTGTGCGCGGTGGCCGTATCGACGATCTATGCGAGCCAGCCGGTGCTGGAGGCGGCGGGCGCGAGCCTGGGATTGGCGCGAGAGTCGTTGGGCGGGTTGGTCGCCGCCGGGCAGATCGGCTACTTCGTCGGTCTGATCCTGCTGGTCCCGCTGGGCGATGTGCTGAATCGCCGTCGGCTCATCATCGCGCACCTGGTGCTCACCGCCGTGGGCGCCGCGGTCACGGCCGTCGCCCCGAACGGTGTCGTCGCGATGGCGGGGCTGGTGGTCGCGGGCCTGTTCGCGGTGGTGGTGCAGGTGGCGGTCGCCTATGTGGCCGCCGCCTCCGCGCCGAGCGAGCGGGGTCGCAATATCGGCGCGGTCACCTCCGGTGTCGTGCTCGGTATTCTCGGCGTCCGCGTCCTCGCGGGCGCCCTGGGCGACACGGTCGGCTGGCGGGCGGTGTACGCGGTGCTCGCCGTGCTCTGCGTGGTCCTGGCGTGCACCGTTCGCGCGACGCTCGACTCCGGCCAGGGGGCTCCCGGCGCGCGGTACACGCAGGTGCTGGCGTCGACGGTGCGGCTCGTGCGCACCGATCGCCTGTTCCTGAGCCGCGGCCTGATCGCCTTCTTCCTGTTCGCGTCCTTCGGAACCCTGTGGAGCGGAGTGGAATTGCCCCTCGGCGCCGCGCCCTGGCATCTCGGCACCACGCAGATCGGGCTGTTCGGATTGCTGGGCCTGGCCGGGGCGCTCGGCGCCGCCCGCGCGGGCCGATGGGCCGACGCCGGTCGCGCCCAAGCGATCACGGGTTCGGCGCTGGCCCTGCTCGCCGCCTCCTGGCTACTCATCGCCCGGCTCGACACCACCCTGTGGCTGCTCGCCCTCGGCATCATCGTCCTCGACTTCGCCGTCCAGGCGGTACAGGTCAGCAACCAACACACCCTGACGGCGGCACACCCCGACCGCGCCAGCGGCATCATCGGCCCATACATGGCCTTCTACTCCCTCGGCTCCGCCCTCGGCGGCCTCACCACCGCCTGGGCATACAGCACCTGGGGATGGTCGGCCTGCTGCTGGATCGGCGCAGGCTACACCCTGGCCGCCCTGCTGGTGTGGGCCGTGGCCCAGGCCACCGGCACCACCCGGCGCGGTGCGGTGCCCGAGGCGCCGGATCTGGCGGACCGCGCGGTCCTGGTAGACGGGGCTCAGTCGTCCTGAAGCAGCAGTCGAAACGAGGGATGGGCGGGCGTCAGAGGGCGGACGGCGCGAAAGTCCTTCTCGTCCAACGTCAATATGTCGTTGGTGAGGTAACGCTCGGCGAGGACGACAGTGACCGCGTCCGCCAGATCGAGCCGGAGACCTCGATACTGCTCGATGATCTGCTGAGCGGCCCGGA encodes:
- a CDS encoding pyridoxamine 5'-phosphate oxidase family protein translates to MAKMTGEEREKFLAELHVGVIAVERPDRAPLSVPIWYGYEPGGEVLIWTEQGSVKEKLIRAAGRFSLTAQVEQPPYRYVTAEGPVTTIEPATPDMVRPIAIRYLGEAEGTAFTEQNYGTGSLLIRMRPERWLSTDYTKE
- a CDS encoding winged helix-turn-helix transcriptional regulator, with the translated sequence MATTLGSGREWTDPTCPVARTVDLVGDRWSLLIVRDAMDGAATFTEFQQRLGIARNILTDRLRRLVDHGILATTTTPGGKRHSYRLTEAGQDLFTLVVALRQWGERHAFTDGEPHSTLVDRHGNPVAALRAEGHDGRPVTAATTRVHKIE
- a CDS encoding MFS transporter, whose translation is MATGVTRAQRSVLALVCAVAVSTIYASQPVLEAAGASLGLARESLGGLVAAGQIGYFVGLILLVPLGDVLNRRRLIIAHLVLTAVGAAVTAVAPNGVVAMAGLVVAGLFAVVVQVAVAYVAAASAPSERGRNIGAVTSGVVLGILGVRVLAGALGDTVGWRAVYAVLAVLCVVLACTVRATLDSGQGAPGARYTQVLASTVRLVRTDRLFLSRGLIAFFLFASFGTLWSGVELPLGAAPWHLGTTQIGLFGLLGLAGALGAARAGRWADAGRAQAITGSALALLAASWLLIARLDTTLWLLALGIIVLDFAVQAVQVSNQHTLTAAHPDRASGIIGPYMAFYSLGSALGGLTTAWAYSTWGWSACCWIGAGYTLAALLVWAVAQATGTTRRGAVPEAPDLADRAVLVDGAQSS